TAGGTATTGAAGGACGGCGTTGAAATGCCATAGAGTCGCATCAACAGTGTTGTAATCTGGTCTTTTTCCAGCTTTGTCTGGAAAACGGTTTGGAATGATGCCATTGCTGCAGTAGTGCTTGAAAGTTAGCAGAATTTCTCTTGCGTCAGTAAAACGTCCAGTGACAAGAGTTAGGCCTGGCAGAGAAATTAGAGAGTCGCGCCCCCAGTCCTCAAACCAGTGGTAACCCGCAATTACCGTTTTCGTATTTGTGGTTGAGCGGTTCACAATGAAAGAGTCTGTGGCTAGGATAAGGCATTTTAACCAGTTTTCTTGGACTACATTCGGATGTTGATCATGAAACTTTGTTAGAAGACTAGTTAATCTGTTCAACTCTTTTTGACGAAAGCTATTAGAATCTTTCAATTCTCTACAAATGGAAAAGTGAACATTTTTGGCATTGTCTACTTTTTTGCCAACCACAGCGACGACATGAAATTCCGTTTTTCCGCTAGGTTTCAAATCAATTTCAAATCGTCCAGGCACATAACAATCATCAAAACAACTGTTTCCCTGCGAACTGTCTATCTTAAAAAACATACCTTCAACCCACTTGCCTCCTTCGATATACTGTCCAGAACATGAAGACAGAATTAACGTAGATTGGGGGTCGGCTATTTGAAGTGTTGTTTTTTGTGCAGACGTTCTTTGAACAAAACTCCATCCAAGCTTGTTTTTGTCTATGACTGCGTGAAAGTGTCTGGAGTTGACAAGAGGATAGATCTGCAAAGTTATTCTTTCCTTGGGTGGAGAGGAAATCTTGTAGAAAACCACGGTGGCGTTCTTTTGATGCGGCACTAAAATTGTCTTGCGAAGTCTCACTTTGTCTGTGTTGTAAGTGAAAGTGGGAAATGGAAATCGCAAGAAGCTTTCGAGGTATTTGTAGCCTTGGGGATATATGCCATGGCTGAACTCGTTGGCGCCTAAAGGATAAACTTCGCCGTCAATAAGAAGCTGTTCGTCGAGCTTTGAAAGCACAACTCTCCTATCAACAGGAGGATTAAAAGAGGCAACCAAGATTCCGTGGTACTTGCGCGTGTTGATTCCCAAGACATTTGAAGAAGCATATCCACCTAAACCATTTGTCATAACCCATTCTAAACTCATCGCTCTTTCCAAATCGGAGAGAACTTCACTGCCAAATCGGATTTTCGGCAAAGTGTTTTCCATTCTTCTTTAATCCTTAAGGCTTCACTAGTTTAGCCACATTTTTGCCTCGCGAAACCCTGAAGTATCGAGCGACTGGGTTACACTTTGTTCTCAACAAGAAAGCAAGGGGCTGTTTCAATTTTATCTCCGTAAGCGTTTCAACGTATCCCATACCCTTAGCAATCACAAAGTCAGCTTCATCATAAGCCTTGATAAACTCTTCCGAGCGTTCTTCTGGTAAAGGCATCCCGACGGCATCAGCACCAGTCGTAATAACAGCATCAGCTACGTCATACATGCTAACAGCCTTAGCATCCTCTAAAGTAGCATCATTCAAAATAGGGCCATCTTTCACTACAACTATAACTTTTGCACTAAGCTGCTTTAATTTGCTAACTAAGAGTTTGTCAAAGGCGATTTCGCCCGCATTATCAGTTAAAAAAAGAATACTGCTAGTTTTCTTGGCTTCTTCGTAGATTTCCAATATTTCATCAATTGCCAAGTCTTTTTCAGCGTCGACAATTAATTGCTCTAGTTGGTTAAGATTAACTTCATGTTCTGGAATGTCGAATTCAATAATATTGCCAACAATCGCAGCCAAACAAGCCTTTCTGAATCTTTTCTCTTGCGAAGTTTCTTTTTCGATGAGGTTTTTGATTGAAGGGAGCAACCTTAAAGCTACTTGATTACTGGCACGTTTTCTTTCCGCATATACATCAAGGTTGCTGGAAATTTGTTTGATTATTCGATCGCGGACTGTTCCAAGAACAGCCGCAACAGCGTCTGGTTTAAACTCTTTTGCCATATATTCGAGAAGCGCTGATGCTGCTTTAAATTGCAAGTCAGGGTTTTTTGTGGCTTCTGCGATCTCTAAGTAGCCACGGTGAATTATACACGAGAGGCACTCAATTTCAACTTTCAAACGGGAATCTCCTAGGCTGTAGTTATGGCATAAGCAAATTCCAAGAGCATTTTGTATGGATTTTTTGCTTTTACGATGCCACTTGCAACAAGAACCCCTTTTGTGCCAAGCTTCAACGCAGCAGCCACATCATCACCTCTAGTAATACCAGCACCGCAAAGAATGGGAACTTCCGAGTTTACCTTCTTAACAAGCTTCACAGTTTCAGTGACAATTTCAGGTTTGGCTTTTGACACTGGTATGCCCGTTCCGATAAGCTCGGGAGGCTCAATCGCTATAAAATCTGGTTTTAATGTTGCGGCTGAGACACTTACGCTTGCGTTGTTAGTGCAGATCACTGAAACCAAATTAAGCTCTTTAGCTCTTCTGATGGCAGCGTCTATTTCCGCCAGTTTTAAACGTCGTTCCGAGTGGCTGATAAGTGTTCCTACTGCCCCCGCTTCTTTTACTGCCTCTGGCAAAACGTGACCAGTGAAACTGCCTGGTTTTATTGGATCAATGTGCTGAGCGAAAATTGGCAGAGAAACTGTTTTGGCAAGCTGAGCTATGTCGGTATATTGGGGGGCAAGCCCAATACATGCATCTGTTTCGTTGCTGACTTTCTCAGCTTTCTCAGCTAATTCCAAAGCCTTTTTTCCTGTGCCCTCTATGTAGGTTTTCAAGTTTACTAGAATTAATGGTGTCCA
This genomic interval from Candidatus Bathyarchaeota archaeon contains the following:
- a CDS encoding glycogen debranching enzyme N-terminal domain-containing protein → MENTLPKIRFGSEVLSDLERAMSLEWVMTNGLGGYASSNVLGINTRKYHGILVASFNPPVDRRVVLSKLDEQLLIDGEVYPLGANEFSHGIYPQGYKYLESFLRFPFPTFTYNTDKVRLRKTILVPHQKNATVVFYKISSPPKERITLQIYPLVNSRHFHAVIDKNKLGWSFVQRTSAQKTTLQIADPQSTLILSSCSGQYIEGGKWVEGMFFKIDSSQGNSCFDDCYVPGRFEIDLKPSGKTEFHVVAVVGKKVDNAKNVHFSICRELKDSNSFRQKELNRLTSLLTKFHDQHPNVVQENWLKCLILATDSFIVNRSTTNTKTVIAGYHWFEDWGRDSLISLPGLTLVTGRFTDAREILLTFKHYCSNGIIPNRFPDKAGKRPDYNTVDATLWHFNAVLQYLKYTGDFNFVKQKLWTTLQSVIDYHIQGTINNIHLDDDGLIMHGPQLTWMDAMIDNNPVTPREGKAVEIQALWYNALKIMELLATRFRHNDLAEKYRGIAEKAKKSFVEKFWNTQKKCLFDVINSEVKDASLRPNQIFAVSLDFSMLDEAEQTAIVSVVQEKLWATYGLKTLSADEPKYRGKYFGNWAERNYAYHNGTAWPWLIGPFVTAFLKVKNSDANYRRFAFENFLQPLFKEQMLCAGLGTLSEVFDGDLPYLPGGCISQAWSVAEPLRVYVEDVLFERPSFERDVLENFSSKETK
- a CDS encoding ARMT1-like domain-containing protein, which encodes MKVEIECLSCIIHRGYLEIAEATKNPDLQFKAASALLEYMAKEFKPDAVAAVLGTVRDRIIKQISSNLDVYAERKRASNQVALRLLPSIKNLIEKETSQEKRFRKACLAAIVGNIIEFDIPEHEVNLNQLEQLIVDAEKDLAIDEILEIYEEAKKTSSILFLTDNAGEIAFDKLLVSKLKQLSAKVIVVVKDGPILNDATLEDAKAVSMYDVADAVITTGADAVGMPLPEERSEEFIKAYDEADFVIAKGMGYVETLTEIKLKQPLAFLLRTKCNPVARYFRVSRGKNVAKLVKP
- the tpiA gene encoding triose-phosphate isomerase, with the protein product METLWTPLILVNLKTYIEGTGKKALELAEKAEKVSNETDACIGLAPQYTDIAQLAKTVSLPIFAQHIDPIKPGSFTGHVLPEAVKEAGAVGTLISHSERRLKLAEIDAAIRRAKELNLVSVICTNNASVSVSAATLKPDFIAIEPPELIGTGIPVSKAKPEIVTETVKLVKKVNSEVPILCGAGITRGDDVAAALKLGTKGVLVASGIVKAKNPYKMLLEFAYAITTA